Below is a genomic region from Dioscorea cayenensis subsp. rotundata cultivar TDr96_F1 chromosome 14, TDr96_F1_v2_PseudoChromosome.rev07_lg8_w22 25.fasta, whole genome shotgun sequence.
TTAGACTTGCATGAGAGAAAATAGTGGTGGACTTTGAACGGTGGTGTCTTACTTTGTTGGCCATTAAATATCATTTGGCTGACAAAGTTAATGAATGGAAACAGAttaaaaggtttttttaatacaaaaagcAAGAAGACAAGCTTGTCATGTTTCCGGTGGCTTGGGGGAAGTAGAAATGGGAAAGAGAATGATCACGGATTGGAAATTTGGAATATGAAAGAGAGAAGTAGAGAACTGAAAGGCTGTTATTTGAACAGCAATGATGCTCTTTTGGTTTTGCTGACATTGTCTGCCAGCTTTGCCGGGCTTTATTTTATACCaggtgttttcatttttttcctttttattttttaattttttttaaaaagacgACAAGCGCTGGAACCCAGAGACGAACACGTGGGGAGCCGCGCTCACCACCGAATCGTGACCTCACCTTACGCaagatggggatcgaactcaAGGAGCCATGCTCGATACTCGAGGCGAACACCCTACGCAAGGGACCCGATGTCAATAGACTAAATAGTCATTtgctctttttattttatttttaaacaataattatttattaagatatttatataaatatgtttaaattattagattatatatatatataatatactcaCAAAGACAAGATAtagaaagaaaccaaacaaaCTTATTATATGTAATGAAGTGAAgtactaaaaattttattaaaaaataaactccttatgaggggtttttttatttttattttttgaatcaagtCTTTTTACATaagatttttcaattaaattacaataattattatttaaaattaaaattaagctTTCAACATGAATAATAACCCATGAGATTTTACAACAgcatatttaaagaaaaaaaaaaggtacaatGTTATTAGTTACTCAACAAATACAATCGGCTTCAAAGTTTTCTATGCAGTTTTGAAGCAACATGTGTTACATTAcatgcaataattttttatttttatttttattttttatttttgataaacaTTACATGTAATACTAATCCATATCACATATAAAAAGGTATCTACTACACTGTCAGCCATTAGGAAAATAATGCCATTAGTACTCAGCCAGCCTAGAAGAGGTAAAAAGAACTACAAAAGCTTCAACCAATGgctaaaaatatgtatataaaagagtataatatgaattaaaaaaaccttataTGAGGGAGAATTTGGTAGCTGACTCTCTCTACATGTATATGACATCTGATCCATTTGACATCATCTGTTTATCATCGAGAGATAGCTCGGCAGAGAGTACACTAAACCGAGCTATATAATTCGGTCGACGGTTGGTTGATTTCTTTAAACAAGTTCAGCCATCAGCTCATAATCTTCTTCCCAGCATTCCAAATCTCCGAGCTGCTCCGAATATGATTGTCTTCGTTAACAAACCCCGATCAAGAGTACATGCAAGCGCAACGGCTCCACCAATTATAAGGAACCGTGGTACATTATTACCCCAGTGCTTCACCTTTTCTGGTTCTACTATTTCTGATGAAGTGCTGTTGTCTTCCAAAGATCTAAGGTAGTCAGGATTGATCTTAGTGTTGATCTGTGCCATGAAGGCGCACCGTGATATGTGATCACCGGACCTCCTTGCGATCTGGTATGCCCGAAAACCAGGTTCAATCTTTTTAACCATGCCCCACATGCCTTGCTTGACTCCCAGTTTTGCTATCTCCCAAGGAATACCCATGTCTTCATGATGGAACAGTAATACTTCACAGGCAGTCAGCTGGCCATCACCCCTCTTTGATTCAACTGAATTGCATGAAAATTAGGACGATGGTGGAAGTTAGTAAAAGGTTATGGATAAACTGAAGGTCGGCCGGACAAGCCATAATTCAAAATAGTCACCTGCACGAATGCACCAGCTTGAATAATACAAATCGACACGCCTAGGTTTGTCCTGTTTAGGTAAAGAAGTGTATGGTACTCCCTGAAACATGATACATTTGATTAGAGACAAATATCTAATGCATTTATTAATGATTTCAAACAACAAGGATATTTGTGATTGTGATTAGTGTTGGTGGCAAACATTGCTTTATGTGATTGAATCGAGCaagcattcaacaacaaaaacaacaaaaaaaaaagaaaggcatTAAATTTTTGATGCAGAGGGTCctacaaattaagaaaacttCAAGTTGGCATCAACTCCAATCAGGCAAGTATTTCATAGCAGCGGCAACAGCAAcgacaacaacaataactacAACAAAAGGTATTGAATTCTTGATGTGCAGAGCAGTGTTTAACAGTTGGTTGGTTGACCAATAGGGAAACCAACTACACTAGACGGGGTTCATGCAACAACTGCAACCTAAACCTTATATAGGTTACAGAGAAACCAAACACAAAGCATTTCTCTATTTACAGTGGGTTATCCAACTACTCATGAGCTCACtaactaaaaattaattcatCAAACACTCAACAAATACTTCCGAAAAGGATAGAAGATTACTAATGAGTTCAGCTCCAATGCTTTTCCACAAAAAAGCCAGTGTGGAAAATTTCCTAAAATCTTCTCAAACATGTAAAGAAGTCGTATCCACACATCATTAAACAGccattcatcatcattatcatcacaGGAAACATATACAGACAAGATTTCTACATTTGGTTTAGCactaatttagattttaatattttatagcGAAGCACAGAAAAACACAtctaaatcaaaagaatttgAATTGATACACAGAGGTTCAGTCACATACCTTGGTCACACAGTAGTATGTTCTTCCTGATTCCCATATTCGTCGACCAATAATGTACTCTCTATCACTACAGAAGAAGGGAAACTGCAGGAAAGAAGAAAGCAAAGAAcatgagaaaaacacaacaacagGCACACCAAATCTCCATAACTGCacaaaggcaaacaaaaagctCCCACCTTTCGAATCCAATGAACCACCATGGTTCCAGTTGTGGGGCACTCCTCCAATGTCGTGTGGTAGAGAAGCATATCATCCCATTTGCTTTTCATGCGCCACTCATCATCCCAAAAAAAATCCCTCACCATCTCCGGCGTCGCATCCTCGAGCACAGTCCTACTCCGATATTGCGGAGGACCACTCTGTAATCAAAGCACAACAATAGATCAAACACTGCaaaaactttagaaaaaaaaaaaaaaatcgaatttCATATCCCAGCAATCTAAAATCGCACCTCGGCATCTCTCCGACATGCCTGGTAGCTCATGTTAGGCAGGGACTTGTCCATCATCTGACGCCACTCCGGGCCACCATCTCTAACCTCCACGAGCTTACACAGGTGATCCAAATCCTCAATAGTCACCGCCAAGGTCTCACTTTTCTCCTCCTTCTCACAGCTCTCACAGCTCTCATCCGCCGCCGAATCATTCAACGAATCCGAATTCGATAAAACCGGAGTCCCCATCCCTCCAGCCAGATCAACCGCCCACCTCGGTCTCCAAACCCATCCAACGAACATTCCCACTAACACGGCGACCCAGAGCAACGCCGCAAGTACGGCGAGCTCCGCCACCATGCCCCCAATCGTCGGCTCATTCAAAATCCCCACCAAAGCATCCAGAATCAACGCCATACCATAAATCACctcaaaaaaaatcaaagaaaaacctCAAATCCTCGAACACTTCACTACAATTCAAGGGCTTTGAATCAGGATTTGGAGATTGAGAAACAGCAGCAGCCTCGGCTTTGGATTCCCCAAGGGAGTTCTAGTGACGGTAAAAGCCTTACTACCAAAATGCACACCTTGTGTTCGCTCTATTGcccaagagagagagagaaagagagaatggATACTAAGCGAGCTCTGGTGTTTATAAAGAGTCAGGCTTTGGAACGCCCGCGTTCTCGTTTCCCACGTTTGCTGACTCGGTGAAGCGTGTCCTCATCTTTCGCACACCCCATTCAACCCTGGCTTCCCCTCCCTAACCAACCATTAATTCTACCATTTCTTAGACCatgctattattttatttaatatattaaaaattttggtttgtaaattatttttttaagaaattatggAATTGATGTTTATCATCCAACCAGGGTTAGTGTAATTGGTGTAGACTTCAGTTATTTAAACAagtgattttaaatttaaattttaatatatgttaaaagaaatttataagTACTGGTCTTCCTGAGATGTCAGTGCTCTTTAGTGAGCTAGTTGTCACCCCTCCTGTGGCGTCTCTTTCATCTTGCTGGTTTTCCCGACCTCCCCCCTCCTTTGTCAGCTCTCCGGTTTTGTTTCTCTGttcgtcttctttttttatttgtttttttctcgcTCATGTTCACTCACCGTTTTTTGAGTGTGATTTTTGTGTTCTATTTGTGGTTCTGTTTGTTTTCTCTcatgttttgtaattttttttgtttatttttacaatgaatttgtggtttatcaattttattaaataataataataataacaagacaTTTGGTATAGTTTTTAGTTAGGGATGTAATTAAGCTAACTTGAATCGAGGTTTGTCATGTGTAAGTTTAACTCAATATTATTTTAACTCAGTTTAAATTGAGCTTGCTTTGAGCTTTATTTATCAAACTTGGGTTGagctctttaaaaaaaaaacatagaactaaaatttgatttatctaGCTATATTAACATatctacaataattttattaaagtaaTACAAGCTCCTGTAGTCATTGAAATGCTTAAATTGCtacattaacaaaatataatacaGTAAATGAGCTGCTCGTGAGGGGGTGTTCAAGCTttcgttttttattttatgagttCTGAAATTAGGTCCGGGAAGCTCTAGTTTAACTTAATAAATGACCTGAGCCAAATTCATGACAAGCTGAGTCTCTgcgtttttaattaaaacactgaccattgaaagaaaaaaaacaaaaaaaataattattaaaacaaaaaattggtGTTTAATgggagatatttttattttggcagATGTTGAAGtggcttgttgttattggagTTAACGGAAGGAGATTGGGACAACAGTAACAACACGCTTAGTTTGACGGCGAGGATTTGGACTCAAAACATGTGGCTGTGTTTTGACTCGATGCCCTTTGTGGACTTGATCCAATCTTAACCACTTGGAATTTAAACAACattgatttttctcatttttaattataccacatgtttttttattttctaattttcagtttttattttcatttttatttttaatgaagtggTCGTGTTTTCTTTGTGAAATAAATGATAGATAGATAAAGCAAAACAAAGATTtgaagattttttaaatatcaaacatgttttaagaattaaaaaaaaaaaatctcttttacAGACTGAAATATAATCTCATGTTTTTCCAAAGTTGTATGGTTGTTGAGCCAAGTTGAAATACATTGGCcacattatgtttttttttttaatttaattttgttttttatgaatgCTTTTAACTGGCCTATATATTTTGTGgttaccaaatatatatatatatatatatatattaatatatatgtgattaaattatttttataaaaacatattatagaaaaatataatatatttgatagcttttgataaaaacaatatatttgatAGCTTGCCATATTGCCCtgtctattattattatgattgaAATATTTTAAGAGTAAAAGTTAAAAATGGTCTCAAGTGATTTAGAACCTTAGGTTACCAATATATTTGATAGCTTGCTTTTTTTTAAGAGTAATAAAAGTTTTGGGTTACCAAAAGTGATAGAATTTTGGGTCatttaaataagtaatttttagtttgaaatatatatatatatatatataaggaaaatTAGGAgaagtaaataaatgattttaagtttgaattatatatatatatatatatatatatatataaatgccaaACTAGGAGAAGCATAGCTTTTATAGAGCTTCCAATACTTGGCCCGGCTTT
It encodes:
- the LOC120275948 gene encoding uncharacterized protein LOC120275948, which codes for MALILDALVGILNEPTIGGMVAELAVLAALLWVAVLVGMFVGWVWRPRWAVDLAGGMGTPVLSNSDSLNDSAADESCESCEKEEKSETLAVTIEDLDHLCKLVEVRDGGPEWRQMMDKSLPNMSYQACRRDAESGPPQYRSRTVLEDATPEMVRDFFWDDEWRMKSKWDDMLLYHTTLEECPTTGTMVVHWIRKFPFFCSDREYIIGRRIWESGRTYYCVTKGVPYTSLPKQDKPRRVDLYYSSWCIRAVESKRGDGQLTACEVLLFHHEDMGIPWEIAKLGVKQGMWGMVKKIEPGFRAYQIARRSGDHISRCAFMAQINTKINPDYLRSLEDNSTSSEIVEPEKVKHWGNNVPRFLIIGGAVALACTLDRGLLTKTIIFGAARRFGMLGRRL